Proteins found in one Cobetia sp. L2A1 genomic segment:
- a CDS encoding HAD family hydrolase produces the protein MAELCLLFDSDGTLVDSEILLAEAMVATLPEYGLPFTTTQYLDHYRGMRFRSIVRELEAVHGEMERVRLEEMEARMRAMLEDLMRSRLTAMPGMPEALMALSGYPCGVVSNGPERKVRLALDSTRLARFFDGKIFSAYTLGVWKPDPRIYRLAAEKMGYSPAHCIVIDDATVGVRAGLDAGMHVIHFTHHDDGFDTPSGALRMRHPQELPGLVAQISQRIVHRGH, from the coding sequence ATGGCGGAACTCTGCCTGCTGTTTGATTCAGACGGCACGTTGGTAGACAGCGAGATTCTATTGGCTGAGGCAATGGTCGCGACCCTGCCCGAATACGGCCTGCCCTTCACGACAACCCAGTATCTGGATCACTACCGGGGCATGCGCTTCAGAAGCATCGTCAGGGAGCTGGAAGCCGTACATGGCGAGATGGAACGGGTACGTCTGGAGGAAATGGAGGCGCGCATGCGCGCCATGCTCGAAGACCTGATGCGCTCACGTTTGACGGCCATGCCCGGCATGCCAGAGGCCCTGATGGCACTGTCGGGATACCCGTGTGGCGTCGTCTCCAACGGGCCGGAGCGCAAGGTGCGTCTGGCCCTGGACAGCACGCGCCTGGCCCGCTTCTTCGATGGCAAGATCTTCAGCGCCTATACCCTTGGCGTCTGGAAACCGGACCCACGTATCTATCGTCTGGCGGCGGAAAAGATGGGGTACTCGCCCGCACACTGCATCGTGATCGATGATGCGACGGTGGGTGTCAGGGCGGGACTCGACGCTGGCATGCACGTCATCCACTTCACGCATCATGACGATGGCTTCGATACGCCCTCGGGTGCACTGCGCATGCGACATCCGCAAGAACTGCCGGGCCTGGTGGCTCAGATATCCCAGCGAATCGTCCATCGCGGCCATTGA
- a CDS encoding ankyrin repeat domain-containing protein, with product MFCYRKSLSTSALSSLSLSIIASLSDILSLKAVWTLARRLARTGLVIAALLMSLVALPALAAGPMDTGDVMDAAREGDNAALEQYHAQGGDLSITGSHGYTPFIMAAYYGHTNTLKLLKEFEADTCALDERGSNALMGVAFRDHLKTADWLIANTDCGVNHTNYAGQTALMMASLFGHEAMIQHLLKAGADPSIVDAQGNTAASLAAAQGLTRIVTLVKFNS from the coding sequence ATGTTCTGCTATCGCAAATCGCTGTCAACCAGCGCTCTTTCCTCTCTTTCGCTCAGCATCATTGCCTCGCTGAGCGACATTCTTTCCCTGAAGGCCGTCTGGACATTGGCGCGACGTCTCGCGCGAACCGGGCTCGTCATCGCCGCGTTGCTGATGAGTCTGGTGGCCTTGCCGGCACTGGCCGCAGGCCCCATGGACACTGGCGATGTCATGGACGCGGCGCGCGAGGGTGACAACGCGGCCCTTGAGCAATATCACGCCCAGGGAGGGGATCTCTCGATCACGGGATCGCACGGCTACACCCCCTTCATCATGGCGGCCTACTACGGGCATACCAATACGCTGAAGTTGCTAAAGGAATTCGAGGCTGATACCTGTGCACTGGATGAAAGAGGCAGCAATGCCTTGATGGGCGTGGCGTTTCGCGATCACCTCAAGACGGCTGACTGGTTGATCGCCAACACGGACTGTGGCGTGAATCACACCAATTACGCGGGTCAGACGGCGCTGATGATGGCCTCGCTGTTTGGTCACGAAGCCATGATCCAGCATCTGCTCAAGGCCGGTGCTGACCCAAGCATCGTCGATGCCCAAGGTAACACCGCAGCCTCGCTGGCAGCGGCGCAGGGATTGACGCGTATCGTCACGCTGGTGAAATTCAATTCATGA